A stretch of Rhododendron vialii isolate Sample 1 chromosome 4a, ASM3025357v1 DNA encodes these proteins:
- the LOC131323212 gene encoding uncharacterized protein LOC131323212: MDQGQYAKGKGSVHLQIDEPSTSSPTILRTQSSIETRESNTSSTDSESSLSRPLICAIEKKVTLFALRLAVLEKTATGLGTLGFIWATVVLLGGFALPLDKTDFWFISIILLIEGTRIFSRSHELEWQHQATWSISDVGINSFRALRSKSNHIIKTVTGIFRPIDVVRKQNQLNKNLGQRTYLEKKMETRTMANSGVPLLPYVKWFFESRNISKLFYWLQLVSATTCAVLSLMQLIRHNYKQVPEGDANRRNLESALNIFYALALAEAMLFLLEKGYWEYQVTWCKVLDEVNEECGLGPTGMLSIKRFFYDVYSRCVNGSIFDGLKMDMVSFSMELLASQSEVEQLIGCRILHKFTTNLRFSDDTLQKLGISFTVVERLVEMLNWKDPEQEEIRKLAAEILSKLAGKNQNSLRVSGIPGAMQSISSLLLKHRTPHIANDELPDKEIVQNDDNYHFWTFNHLGLLILKKLACDHDNCGKIGNTRGLLRKIIDFTHTGKRLLKEETVEPSQILTVKRSLQLLKMLASTTGDTGKQLRKEISEVVFTISNIRDILQYGENYKGLQQLGIGILTSLAMEEDAKERIGETGGVLKVLFYIFFEQGLDENQKRVRTAAGEALAMLAVESKSNCHRIIKLKVTENLVDAMEVPLVRINAARILTNLCTFSGDDSFMELRGVTAAAPTVLRAIMSEENKLQEAMVGLAAQIFKFMTAQESSAAFHCAGIQEAELATTMMEILKKYRHPSIKTPRIRIFVLELAIWMMLDKETNIQVFKDMGMKAELEWVMETTSELESFNVFCGTIGLSRRRKTIHLLVETATKLLKDE, from the exons ATGGATCAGGGGCAGTATGCCAAAGGCAAAGGGAGTGTTCATTTGCAAATTGATGAGCCTAGCACCTCCAGTCCAACCATTTTGCGAACCCAAAGCAGCATTGAAACTAGAGAGAGTAATACTAGCAGTACGGACTCCGAATCTTCTCTATCGAGGCCCCTAATCTGTGCAATAGAAAAGAAGGTAACTCTCTTTGCCCTCCGCCTAGCGGTGCTGGAAAAAACAGCCACCGGCCTGGGAACTCTGGGGTTTATCTGGGCAACAGTCGTGCTGTTAGGCGGTTTCGCTCTACCCCTAGATAAAACAGACTTCTGGTTCATTTCCATTATTCTGCTTATCGAAGGGACTCGAATTTTCAGTAGGAGCCATGAGCTTGAATGGCAACATCAAGCCACATGGTCAATCAGTGACGTTGGAATCAACAGTTTCCGTGCTCTAAGATCCAAATCAAACCACATCATAAAAACAGTTACCGGAATATTCAGGCCTATTGATGTTGTTCGGAAGCAAAATCAATTAAACAAAAACCTTGGACAGAGAACATACTTGGAGAAAAAGATGGAAACTCGAACAATGGCGAATTCCGGTGTTCCTCTACTTCCATATGTAAAATGGTTTTTCGAATCGAGAAACATAAGTAAGCTTTTCTACTGGCTCCAGCTGGTTTCTGCAACGACATGTGCAGTTTTGTCACTAATGCAGCTCATCAGACATAACTACAAACAAGTACCAGAAGGGGATGCGAACAGGAGAAACCTTGAATCTGCTCTAAATATTTTCTATGCTTTGGCCTTAGCTGAAGCAATGttgtttctcttggagaaaggcTATTGGGAATATCAGGTTACTTGGTGTAAAGTTCTGGATGAGGTGAACGAGGAGTGCGGGCTAGGGCCTACAGGTATGCTCTCGATTAAGAGGTTCTTTTATGATGTGTATTCAAGATGCGTAAACGGAAGCATATTTGATGGCCTAAAGATGGATATGGTTTCATTTTCCATGGAACTCTTAGCTTCACAATCTGAGGTTGAACAACTCATCGGATGTAGGATTTTACATAAATTCACAACGAATTTGAGGTTCTCTGATGACACATTGCAAAAACTGGGAATATCTTTTACGGTTGTGGAAAGGTTAGTCGAAATGTTGAATTGGAAAGATCCAGAACAAGAGGAGATCAGGAAATTGGCGGCGGAGATATTGTCAAAACTAGCCGGTAAAAACCAGAACTCTCTTAGGGTTTCTGGAATACCCGGTGCAATGCAATCAATATCATCTTTACTCCTGAAACACAGGACTCCTCACATTGCAAACGATGAACTCCCAGATAAGGAAATTGTCCAAAATGATGACAACTATCATTTCTGGACATTCAATCATTTGGGACTTCTTATTCTAAAGAAACTTGCATGTGACCATGATAACTGCGGAAAGATAGGGAACACAAGGGGACTCTTGCGAAAGATTATAGATTTTACGCATACTGGAAAGAGATTATTGAAAGAGGAAACCGTTGAACCGTCTCAAATTTTGACGGTAAAACGGTCTCTTCAATTGCTGAAGATGCTGGCAAGCACAACGGGGGACACTGGGAAGCAACTGCGGAAAGAGATCTCAGAAGTTGTTTTCACAATAAGCAACATCAGAGATATACTTCAGTATGGAGAGAACTACAAAGGGTTGCAACAACTAGGCATAGGGATTCTAACCAGTCTGGCAATGGAAGAAGATGCGAAAGAGAGGATAGGGGAGACAGGTGGAGTTCTTAAAGTATTGTTCTACATTTTCTTCGAACAGGGGTTGGATGAAAATCAGAAGCGTGTAAGAACTGCAGCTGGGGAAGCACTAGCAATGCTGGCAGTAGAAAGTAAGAGTAACTGTCATCGGATCATCAAACTGAAAGTAACTGAAAATCTTGTTGATGCAATGGAGGTTCCGTTGGTACGAATAAATGCAGCAAGAATCTTAACGAATTTGTGCACCTTCAGTGGAGATGATTCTTTCATGGAGTTAAGGGGAGTCACTGCTGCAGCACCTACT GTGCTTAGAGCAATTATGTCAGAAGAAAACAAATTGCAAGAAGCAATGGTAGGACTAGCAGCTCAGATATTCAAATTTATGACTGCTCAAGAGTCAAGTGCCGCCTTCCATTGCGCCGGAATTCAAGAAGCTGAATTAGCCACTACAATGATGGAAATTCTAAAGAAATATCGACATCCATCAATCAAGACCCCGAGAATAAGGATATTTGTCCTAGAGTTGGCAATTTGGATGATGCTGGATAAGGAAACCAACATTCAAGTTTTCAAAGATATGGGAATGAAGGCGGAGCTGGAGTGGGTGATGGAGACAACATCAGAGCTCGAAAGCTTCAATGTCTTCTGTGGTACAATTGGACTGAGCCGACGCAGAAAAACAATTCATTTGCTAGTTGAAACAGCAACTAAGTTACTGAAAGACGAGTAA